A genomic region of Metopolophium dirhodum isolate CAU chromosome 1, ASM1992520v1, whole genome shotgun sequence contains the following coding sequences:
- the LOC132934648 gene encoding uncharacterized protein LOC132934648 isoform X1, translated as MVRNYIRKSNRQSWLEDDMKMAVLAVVERSLTYDAASIRYEVPRSTLQDRVNKVKEGKLNVQQCGLKALGHYQKVFSIEQENVLVQYLKDMESRLFGLTQNHFRKMAFELAERNNIAHNFNKTNGLAGELSNDYFYLYILKFIVILSFNFFYVGQDWLKGFLLRHPELSVRIPEPTSAVRAMGFNRPVVNSFYDLLKKCYETHHFKPEQIFNVDESGLSNVAKSRAKIISQKGRRQVGKLSSAERGQNVTVTICFSASGSYIPPLLIFPRVRLNPDFEEEAPPGSLVVCHPSGWMQSEIFVQWLHHFIKHTHPTKENPILLLLDGHVTHVKNLEVIDVARKNNIVIICFPPHTTHKLQPLDVSFMGPLSTYYSQELDLWLLNHPGQVVGLRHISKIFREAYLKAATPKNAISGFRKTGIAPFNSDIFDNSDFAPAETTNNIEMSLDTQTQPCCSADNNSALALYSTPQPSSSANTLNTEQPADNVQNAAVSSLLSQSLVLETPHTTFSSNEKQIFTISPEIILPIPKAQNINRSSRRRGKTAIITESPYKKELQEAKENSKPLPKKKQKKNNIKKRLFTSTDEEEIHPKKLCVSTDDDDSADEECIYCSMPYKEDSKGEKWVKCINCCRWCHELCGGVDNWKTYICDLCIKKK; from the exons atgGTTCGTAATTATATTCGGAAATCAAACAGACAATCATGGTTGGAAGATGATATGAAAATGGCTGTATTAGCTGTGGTGGAAAGAAGTTTGACTTATGATGCTGCGTCTATTCGTTATGAAGTTCCTCGTTCAACGTTACAGGATCGAGTCAATAAAGTTAAAGAAggaaaattaaatgtacaacaGTGTGGATtaaaag ctTTGGGACATtatcaaaaagtattttcaatcgAACAAGAAAATGTtcttgtacaatatttaaaagacaTGGAAAGTCGTTTGTTTGGCTTAacacaaaatcattttagaaaAATGGCCTTTGAACTTGCCGAAAGAAACAATATtgctcataattttaataaaacaaatggtTTAGCAGGTGAATTAagcaatgattatttttatttatatattttaaagtttattgttatattatcttttaattttttttatgtaggtcaAGATTGGTTAAAAGGCTTTTTATTAAGGCACCCAGAGTTGTCAGTACGGATCCCAGAACCAACTTCAGCTGTGAGAGCTATGGGCTTCAATCGACCGGTGGtgaatagtttttatgatttgttaaaaaaatgttatgagacTCATCACTTTAAGCCAgaacaaatttttaatgttgatgaAAGTGGATTGTCAAATGTAGCCAAAAGTAGAGCCAAAATAATTTCCCAAAAGGGACGAAGACAAGTTGGCAAACTGTCATCAGCTGAAAGAGGTCAAAATGTTACAGTGACAATTTGTTTTTCAGCATCGGGTTCATATATTCCCCCATTATTAATATTCCCTAGAGTCAGATTAAATCCAGATTTTGAAGAAGAAGCACCACCTGGATCATTGGTTGTTTGTCATCCATCAGGGTGGATGCAATCCGAAATATTTGTGCAGTGGCTTCATCATTTTATTAAGCATACACATCCCACAAAAGAAAACCCTATTTTATTGCTTTTAGATGGTCATGTTACTCATGTTAAAAACCTTGAAGTTATAGATGTAGCCcgcaaaaataatatagttatcattTGTTTTCCTCCCCATACAACTCACAAATTACAACCGTTAGATGTGAGCTTTATGGGTCCACTCAGTACATACTATAGCCAAGAGTTAGATTTGTGGTTACTTAACCACCCAGGCCAAGTTGTTGGTCTTCGCCACATTTCTAAAATTTTTCGTGAGGCATATCTAAAAGCAGCAACTCCTAAAAATGCAATTTCTGGTTTTAGAAAAACTGGTATAGCTCCATTTAATTCAGACATATTTGACAATTCTGACTTTGCTCCAGCTGAAACTaccaataatattgaaatgtcaTTAGATACCCAAACACAACCTTGTTGTTCAGCTGATAATAATAGTGCTCTTGCATTATATTCTACTCCCCAACCTAGTTCCTCTGCTAATACATTGAATACTGAACAACCTGCAGATAATGTTCAAAATGCAGCTGTTTCATCTTTATTGTCTCAAAGTTTGGTATTAGAAACACCACATACAACTTTTTCTTCAAATGAAAAACAGATTTTTACTATATCTCCAGAAATTATTTTGCCAATACCAAAAGCTCAAAATATTAACAGATCATCAAGAAGAAGAGGAAAGACAGCAATTATCACTGAAAGTCCATACAAAAAAGAACTCCAAGAAGCTAAAGAAAACAGCAAACCACTGCcaaagaaaaaacaaaagaaaaataatattaaaaaaagattattcaCTTCTACAGATGAAGAAGAAATTCACCCCAAAAAGCTATGTGTTTCAACTGATGATGATGACAGTGCCGACGAAGAGTGTATATATTGTAGTATGCCATACAAAGAAGACTCAAAGGGAGAGAAATgggttaaatgtataaattgctgTAGATGGTGTCATGAGCTTTGTGGAGGAGTTGATAACTGGAAGACCTACATTTGTGatctttgtataaaaaaaaaataa
- the LOC132934648 gene encoding uncharacterized protein LOC132934648 isoform X2: MVRNYIRKSNRQSWLEDDMKMAVLAVVERSLTYDAASIRYEVPRSTLQDRVNKVKEGKLNVQQCGLKALGHYQKVFSIEQENVLVQYLKDMESRLFGLTQNHFRKMAFELAERNNIAHNFNKTNGLAGQDWLKGFLLRHPELSVRIPEPTSAVRAMGFNRPVVNSFYDLLKKCYETHHFKPEQIFNVDESGLSNVAKSRAKIISQKGRRQVGKLSSAERGQNVTVTICFSASGSYIPPLLIFPRVRLNPDFEEEAPPGSLVVCHPSGWMQSEIFVQWLHHFIKHTHPTKENPILLLLDGHVTHVKNLEVIDVARKNNIVIICFPPHTTHKLQPLDVSFMGPLSTYYSQELDLWLLNHPGQVVGLRHISKIFREAYLKAATPKNAISGFRKTGIAPFNSDIFDNSDFAPAETTNNIEMSLDTQTQPCCSADNNSALALYSTPQPSSSANTLNTEQPADNVQNAAVSSLLSQSLVLETPHTTFSSNEKQIFTISPEIILPIPKAQNINRSSRRRGKTAIITESPYKKELQEAKENSKPLPKKKQKKNNIKKRLFTSTDEEEIHPKKLCVSTDDDDSADEECIYCSMPYKEDSKGEKWVKCINCCRWCHELCGGVDNWKTYICDLCIKKK, encoded by the exons atgGTTCGTAATTATATTCGGAAATCAAACAGACAATCATGGTTGGAAGATGATATGAAAATGGCTGTATTAGCTGTGGTGGAAAGAAGTTTGACTTATGATGCTGCGTCTATTCGTTATGAAGTTCCTCGTTCAACGTTACAGGATCGAGTCAATAAAGTTAAAGAAggaaaattaaatgtacaacaGTGTGGATtaaaag ctTTGGGACATtatcaaaaagtattttcaatcgAACAAGAAAATGTtcttgtacaatatttaaaagacaTGGAAAGTCGTTTGTTTGGCTTAacacaaaatcattttagaaaAATGGCCTTTGAACTTGCCGAAAGAAACAATATtgctcataattttaataaaacaaatggtTTAGCAG gtcaAGATTGGTTAAAAGGCTTTTTATTAAGGCACCCAGAGTTGTCAGTACGGATCCCAGAACCAACTTCAGCTGTGAGAGCTATGGGCTTCAATCGACCGGTGGtgaatagtttttatgatttgttaaaaaaatgttatgagacTCATCACTTTAAGCCAgaacaaatttttaatgttgatgaAAGTGGATTGTCAAATGTAGCCAAAAGTAGAGCCAAAATAATTTCCCAAAAGGGACGAAGACAAGTTGGCAAACTGTCATCAGCTGAAAGAGGTCAAAATGTTACAGTGACAATTTGTTTTTCAGCATCGGGTTCATATATTCCCCCATTATTAATATTCCCTAGAGTCAGATTAAATCCAGATTTTGAAGAAGAAGCACCACCTGGATCATTGGTTGTTTGTCATCCATCAGGGTGGATGCAATCCGAAATATTTGTGCAGTGGCTTCATCATTTTATTAAGCATACACATCCCACAAAAGAAAACCCTATTTTATTGCTTTTAGATGGTCATGTTACTCATGTTAAAAACCTTGAAGTTATAGATGTAGCCcgcaaaaataatatagttatcattTGTTTTCCTCCCCATACAACTCACAAATTACAACCGTTAGATGTGAGCTTTATGGGTCCACTCAGTACATACTATAGCCAAGAGTTAGATTTGTGGTTACTTAACCACCCAGGCCAAGTTGTTGGTCTTCGCCACATTTCTAAAATTTTTCGTGAGGCATATCTAAAAGCAGCAACTCCTAAAAATGCAATTTCTGGTTTTAGAAAAACTGGTATAGCTCCATTTAATTCAGACATATTTGACAATTCTGACTTTGCTCCAGCTGAAACTaccaataatattgaaatgtcaTTAGATACCCAAACACAACCTTGTTGTTCAGCTGATAATAATAGTGCTCTTGCATTATATTCTACTCCCCAACCTAGTTCCTCTGCTAATACATTGAATACTGAACAACCTGCAGATAATGTTCAAAATGCAGCTGTTTCATCTTTATTGTCTCAAAGTTTGGTATTAGAAACACCACATACAACTTTTTCTTCAAATGAAAAACAGATTTTTACTATATCTCCAGAAATTATTTTGCCAATACCAAAAGCTCAAAATATTAACAGATCATCAAGAAGAAGAGGAAAGACAGCAATTATCACTGAAAGTCCATACAAAAAAGAACTCCAAGAAGCTAAAGAAAACAGCAAACCACTGCcaaagaaaaaacaaaagaaaaataatattaaaaaaagattattcaCTTCTACAGATGAAGAAGAAATTCACCCCAAAAAGCTATGTGTTTCAACTGATGATGATGACAGTGCCGACGAAGAGTGTATATATTGTAGTATGCCATACAAAGAAGACTCAAAGGGAGAGAAATgggttaaatgtataaattgctgTAGATGGTGTCATGAGCTTTGTGGAGGAGTTGATAACTGGAAGACCTACATTTGTGatctttgtataaaaaaaaaataa
- the LOC132937982 gene encoding uncharacterized protein LOC132937982 encodes MICVGNVLSTIEPTITSPITEGPSTINIDSHTSHTNSTTSENLFKGRRVVDVYHIFNHIQNTVHVNDIGCSFLDMTLINEKQFGFRTVFKFICKMCNIISYIESEKQKPDTYMPINQSAVSGTIAIGIGYSQLSELCATMDIPCMSSNTFLSVQEDISQQIHIIAEREMQIAGEEEKRLALESGSIDTDGTPMCTVVADGQWSKRSYKTNYDALSGVATIIGYKSKKILFIGIRNRYCAVCQRAKNIGVPKPEHTCFLNWSKGATSIEADSIAEGFKRSMELHGLKYNKLIGDIGKKYLKTKQMKSEKRKCKKLLFPEKVKKFSKQTGPDQHYGLAEPLLDDIPSNELESKKSAFIQSLYLDHDKRIELEIKTREQANSQIWHTERRNRITASNFGRICKMRPTTLCRSTVYDMLYRSFTSKSTDYGKAIEEKEHNYYYQIQGQMHVSKRQFCYFVEYNENWSKVQITE; translated from the exons ATGAT ATGTGTAGGTAATGTACTGTCTACTATAGAACCGACAATAACATCCCCTATAACTGAAGGACCATCAACTATAAACATAGACAGTCATACTAGTCATactaatag tacaACTTCTGAAAACTTGTTTAAAGGACGACGAGTAGTAGATGTGTATCATATTTTCAATCACATTCAAAATACCGTCCACGTAAATGATATTGGTTGTTCGTTTTTAGATATGACTTTGATAAATGAAAAACAGTTTGGATTTAGaacagtatttaaatttatttgtaaaatgtgtaacataatatcatacatagaATCAGAAAAACAAAAACCTGATACTTATATGCCAATTAATCAATCAGCAGTAAGCGGCACTATTGCTATTGGTATTGGCTATAGTCAATTATCAGAATTGTGTGCAACAATGGATATTCCATGTATGTCTTCCAATACATTTCTATCGGTTCAAGAAGATATTAGTCAGCAAATTCATATAATCGCTGAAAGAGAAATGCAAATTGCTGGCGAGGAAGAAAAACGGTTGGCCTTAGAGTCTGGTTCAATTGATACGGATGGAACGCCAATGTGTACTGTAGTGGCTGACGGGCAATGGTCAAAAAGAAGCTATAAGACTAATTATGATGCATTGTCTGGCGTA gcAACTATTATTgggtataaatcaaaaaaaattttgtttattggaaTTCGCAACCGGTATTGTGCTGTTTGCCAAAGAGCAAAAAATATAGGTGTACCCAAACCTGAGCATACTTGTTTTTTAAACTGGTCAAAAGGAGCTACAAGTATAGAAGCCGATTCAATTGCAGAAGGTTTTAAGCGAAGTATGGAATTACATGGATTGAAATACAATaaactaatag gAGATATcgggaaaaaatatttgaaaacaaaacaaatgaaaagtgaaaaaagaaaatgtaaaaaactcCTTTTTCCAGaaaaggtaaaaaaattttCTAAACAAACGGGTCCGGATCAACATTATGGCCTGGCTGAACCGTTACTCGATGATATACCTTCGAATGAACTGGAATCAAAGAAAAGTGCATTCATTCAGTCACTTTACTTGGACCACGACAAACGCATagaattagaaattaaaactaGAGAACAGGCTAATTCACAAATTTGGCACACAGAAAGAAGAAACCGAATAACAGCTTCAAATTTTGGTCGGATTTGTAAAATGCGACCAACTACATTATGTAGGTCTACGGTTTACGATATGTTGTATAGGTCATTTACTTCTAAATCAACTGATTATGGTAAAGCAATAGAAGAAAAAGAGCATAATTACTACTATCAGATTCAAGGCCAAATGCACGTCTCAAAAagacaattttgttattttgttgaataCAACGAAAATTGGTCTAAAGTTCAAATTACTGAATAA